The Mycolicibacterium doricum genome includes a region encoding these proteins:
- a CDS encoding esterase family protein — translation MSCLRRIAIALCGALALCAVGAGPGSPGLASAFSPPGLPVEYLMVPSAAMGREVKVQFQSGGTGSPALYLLDGLRARDDFNGWDIETNAFGMYYQSGLSVVMPVGGQSSFYSDWYQPACGTAGCSTYKWETFLTQELPAFLSTHRQVKPTGSAAVGLSMAGSAALTLAIHHPDQFPYAASLSGFLNLSEGWWPTLVGISMKDAGGYRADDMWGPSSDPAWQRNDPMVNIGSLVAHNTRIWVFAGNGKPADLGAGALEGDDLPAKFLESFTLRTNKTFQDKYLAEGGRNGVFNFPDSGTHSWGYWAQQLELMKPDMQRSLGAIPQGIS, via the coding sequence ATGTCCTGTTTGAGGCGCATCGCGATCGCGTTGTGTGGTGCTTTAGCACTATGTGCCGTGGGCGCAGGCCCGGGATCACCGGGGCTGGCTTCGGCGTTCTCCCCTCCCGGGTTGCCAGTGGAGTATCTGATGGTGCCGTCGGCGGCGATGGGACGCGAGGTGAAGGTCCAATTTCAAAGCGGCGGAACAGGTTCACCGGCGTTGTATCTGCTCGACGGCCTTCGAGCCCGAGACGACTTCAACGGCTGGGACATCGAGACGAATGCCTTTGGGATGTACTACCAGTCCGGGCTCTCCGTGGTGATGCCCGTCGGCGGGCAGTCGAGCTTCTATTCCGACTGGTACCAGCCGGCATGCGGCACCGCCGGCTGTAGCACCTACAAATGGGAGACCTTTCTCACACAAGAACTTCCAGCATTCCTTTCCACGCACAGGCAGGTGAAGCCAACGGGAAGTGCGGCCGTAGGACTGTCCATGGCGGGGTCGGCGGCGCTGACACTCGCCATTCACCATCCTGACCAGTTCCCCTACGCGGCTTCGCTGTCGGGCTTCCTGAATCTCTCGGAAGGCTGGTGGCCCACACTGGTGGGGATATCGATGAAAGACGCTGGCGGCTACCGCGCCGATGACATGTGGGGCCCCTCCTCGGATCCCGCTTGGCAGCGCAATGACCCGATGGTCAACATCGGCAGTCTGGTCGCCCACAACACCCGTATCTGGGTCTTCGCCGGCAATGGCAAACCCGCAGACCTCGGCGCCGGCGCCCTTGAAGGCGACGATCTGCCGGCGAAGTTCTTGGAAAGCTTCACATTGCGGACCAACAAGACCTTCCAGGACAAATATCTGGCCGAAGGCGGCCGCAACGGTGTCTTCAATTTTCCGGACAGCGGCACGCACAGTTGGGGCTACTGGGCCCAACAGCTTGAGCTCATGAAACCCGACATGCAGCGCAGCCTCGGGGCCATTCCGCAAGGGATTTCGTAG
- a CDS encoding cytochrome c oxidase assembly protein produces MDSGHSHAGHGGAGDIPWGWLITAVIIAVAVGGYLLVMARAQNRLGQAWSRVRLASWVTGVSVVAVAICPPMQDFAHRDAGGHMVQHLLLGMYAPVLLMLGAPVSALLAAVPPPVGRRIGRALHNPVLFVVSHPITAAVLNIGGLYVLYMTPLYAATMHHPVFHVLLQFHFLAAGYLFAWSIAGPDPAPRRPGMAMRLSVLMVAIAAHGYLAKLLYARAPQLPPNNTDTVAALEKAAQWMYYGGEPAELLLAAALFSWWYRQRVRATRMSSAAAVAA; encoded by the coding sequence GTGGATAGCGGTCACAGTCACGCCGGCCACGGCGGAGCCGGCGACATTCCCTGGGGCTGGCTGATCACGGCAGTAATCATCGCGGTCGCCGTCGGCGGTTACCTCTTGGTGATGGCGCGCGCCCAGAACCGGCTGGGGCAGGCGTGGAGTCGGGTTCGGCTGGCCAGCTGGGTGACCGGGGTGAGCGTGGTCGCAGTGGCGATCTGTCCACCGATGCAGGACTTCGCTCACCGCGACGCCGGTGGGCATATGGTGCAGCATCTCCTGCTGGGAATGTATGCCCCAGTGTTGTTGATGCTCGGGGCGCCGGTGTCGGCCCTGCTGGCTGCCGTACCGCCGCCGGTTGGCCGCCGGATCGGCAGAGCCCTCCACAACCCCGTCCTGTTTGTGGTTTCGCACCCGATCACCGCCGCGGTACTCAACATCGGCGGACTGTACGTGCTCTACATGACTCCGCTATATGCCGCGACCATGCATCACCCCGTATTCCATGTGTTGCTGCAGTTCCACTTCCTGGCCGCGGGCTACCTGTTCGCCTGGTCGATCGCCGGTCCTGATCCCGCCCCACGCCGCCCGGGGATGGCGATGCGGCTCAGCGTTCTCATGGTCGCCATCGCCGCCCACGGATACTTGGCAAAGCTGCTCTACGCGCGGGCTCCGCAGCTGCCGCCCAACAACACCGACACAGTTGCCGCACTGGAGAAGGCTGCGCAATGGATGTACTACGGCGGCGAACCCGCCGAACTGCTTCTCGCTGCCGCACTGTTTTCCTGGTGGTACCGCCAGCGTGTACGAGCCACCCGGATGTCTTCGGCGGCCGCGGTTGCCGCCTAA
- the istA gene encoding IS21 family transposase: MVDYKQILRLRAEGVSQRGIADVLGCSRNTVASVFAAATAAGVGFGEVADLAADEVRHRLLPAPIRPDSDRVAPDFEHVHRELGRPSVTLLLLWNEYVAACRASGGVPYRYSFFNEQYRRWVAATGASMRIVRTPGESIEVDWAGDAMSFADPLTGAATEAWLFVAALSFSAFTYVEAFTDMTLVSWIDAHVHAFEAFGGTARLLVPDNLRTGVSRADRYEPALNPAYAGLAEHYGTAIIPARVKRPRDKPVVEGSVRFVANQVAAVLRDRRFVGLAELNEALFDVVEAINARPFQKREDSRQIVFLRDEQPLLHPCRRCGSS, translated from the coding sequence ATGGTCGACTACAAACAGATCCTGCGGCTACGTGCAGAAGGGGTGAGTCAGCGCGGTATCGCCGATGTGCTGGGCTGCTCGCGCAACACCGTGGCGTCGGTGTTCGCAGCCGCAACTGCGGCCGGCGTGGGCTTCGGGGAGGTGGCGGACCTCGCTGCTGACGAGGTCCGCCACCGGTTGTTGCCCGCACCGATCAGGCCGGACTCAGACCGTGTGGCGCCGGATTTCGAGCATGTGCACCGCGAACTCGGGCGCCCGTCGGTGACGCTGTTGCTGTTGTGGAATGAGTACGTCGCGGCGTGCCGGGCCAGCGGTGGAGTGCCGTATCGGTACTCGTTCTTCAACGAACAGTACCGCCGCTGGGTGGCCGCGACGGGGGCATCGATGCGCATCGTGCGCACCCCGGGCGAATCCATCGAGGTCGACTGGGCCGGTGATGCGATGAGCTTCGCCGACCCGCTGACCGGTGCGGCGACCGAGGCGTGGCTGTTCGTGGCCGCGCTGTCGTTTTCGGCTTTCACGTATGTGGAGGCGTTCACCGATATGACGCTGGTGTCGTGGATCGATGCGCATGTGCACGCATTCGAGGCTTTTGGCGGCACGGCCCGACTGCTGGTCCCGGACAACCTTCGCACCGGCGTATCGCGGGCCGACCGCTACGAACCGGCGCTGAACCCGGCTTATGCCGGGCTGGCCGAGCATTACGGCACCGCGATCATCCCGGCCAGGGTCAAGCGGCCGCGCGACAAGCCGGTCGTGGAAGGCAGCGTGCGGTTCGTCGCCAACCAGGTCGCCGCGGTGCTGCGTGATCGCAGGTTCGTGGGCCTGGCCGAGTTGAACGAGGCCCTCTTCGATGTGGTCGAGGCGATCAATGCGCGGCCATTTCAGAAGCGGGAGGACTCCAGGCAGATCGTATTCCTACGAGACGAGCAGCCACTGCTGCATCCCTGCCGCCGGTGCGGTTCGAGTTAG
- a CDS encoding DUF2243 domain-containing protein, translated as MSEGREDVGGSEAPAEQSGWRVPGAQGSLWAGVLLAAAVFTIIDETILHLLLHWHHFYDRASPGFALTSDGIFQAVGIIALVSSGYLIADLRRRQVWRPVWLATGLALGLGVIGLVDEVLVHKILNWHQIHYGPEVWKYDIGAGLCIVTALLVGGVLLRIALRGGASLRVGTSQVFRGDQRVDHSDQRG; from the coding sequence ATGAGCGAGGGGCGCGAGGACGTCGGCGGCTCCGAGGCGCCCGCCGAGCAGAGTGGCTGGCGGGTGCCGGGGGCGCAGGGATCGCTGTGGGCCGGAGTGTTGCTCGCTGCGGCGGTGTTCACGATCATCGACGAGACGATCCTGCATTTGCTGCTGCATTGGCACCACTTCTACGACCGCGCCAGCCCGGGCTTCGCCCTGACCAGTGACGGGATTTTTCAAGCCGTCGGCATCATCGCGTTGGTGTCCAGCGGCTACCTCATCGCGGACCTGCGCCGACGCCAGGTGTGGCGGCCTGTCTGGTTGGCCACCGGCCTGGCACTAGGGCTCGGGGTCATCGGCCTCGTCGACGAGGTGCTGGTGCACAAGATCCTGAACTGGCACCAGATCCACTACGGGCCGGAAGTTTGGAAGTACGACATCGGCGCCGGATTGTGCATTGTCACAGCGCTATTGGTTGGCGGGGTCCTGCTGCGGATCGCCCTACGCGGCGGTGCGTCGCTGCGGGTGGGTACCTCACAGGTCTTCCGGGGCGATCAGCGTGTCGACCACAGCGACCAGCGTGGATAG